One segment of Candidatus Hinthialibacter antarcticus DNA contains the following:
- a CDS encoding class I SAM-dependent methyltransferase, translating to MPVVNPFPSEESADWSERFFNHPDYLDIYSEMTGPSRTKTELAFCRSVLTWKIGDAILDAPCGAGRHTTPLAHKGHDVTGLDLSGFLLREAKQTALKGFWNRNQPRFVQGVMQQLPFGDNQFDHVINLFSSFGYLDTEAENFLVMQEYARVLRPGGKLLIDVMNRHFIVPRLNEEFESVHANGLFVREERAVINDGRRMHNAITVTDDQGNRRCYLYRPWLYNGAELSAHATNAGLIVESVYGDFKGRLYKRQSERAILVAVKPLPHVGE from the coding sequence ATGCCGGTTGTGAACCCGTTTCCTAGTGAAGAGAGCGCTGACTGGAGCGAACGCTTTTTTAATCATCCCGATTATCTTGACATCTACAGCGAGATGACGGGGCCGTCGCGCACTAAAACCGAGTTGGCGTTTTGCCGCTCGGTTTTGACATGGAAAATTGGCGACGCTATTTTAGATGCGCCCTGCGGCGCGGGGCGGCACACAACGCCTCTCGCTCACAAAGGGCACGACGTGACCGGTCTTGATTTGTCTGGCTTTTTATTAAGAGAAGCCAAGCAGACCGCGCTTAAAGGATTTTGGAACCGCAACCAGCCGCGCTTTGTGCAAGGCGTGATGCAACAACTGCCCTTCGGCGACAACCAATTTGATCACGTCATCAATCTGTTTAGCAGTTTTGGGTATCTGGATACCGAAGCCGAAAATTTCCTGGTGATGCAAGAATACGCCCGGGTATTGCGCCCTGGCGGCAAACTGCTCATTGACGTGATGAACCGTCACTTTATTGTGCCCCGGCTCAATGAGGAATTTGAATCCGTCCACGCCAATGGATTGTTTGTTCGAGAAGAACGCGCTGTCATCAACGATGGCCGCCGGATGCACAACGCCATCACCGTCACCGACGATCAAGGCAACCGGCGCTGCTATTTATACCGTCCCTGGCTGTATAATGGGGCTGAACTCTCCGCCCACGCAACCAACGCCGGGCTGATTGTTGAGTCGGTCTATGGAGACTTCAAAGGGCGGCTCTACAAAAGACAGAGCGAGCGCGCCATTCTGGTTGCGGTCAAGCCATTGCCGCATGTTGGCGAATAA